Proteins from a single region of Octopus bimaculoides isolate UCB-OBI-ISO-001 chromosome 11, ASM119413v2, whole genome shotgun sequence:
- the LOC106873208 gene encoding uncharacterized protein LOC106873208 isoform X2, producing MQKFATSSWIFQMCITPNLSTFVLVGLFILLWALPVKLVPYSVVYVYGFVLQVFEPIMLFQEVLFVLLLATQLSNYINDLAEEDDDDNLYIYQIIFAIFSILNYGLSCYIVLISFNSNTWLLYVILFLTVFNHVLMWSLGTGQMWETAFTFMLTMFILLLMNIENNLTENIELPVLSCFDSKHTLIEFVSSVWLLNSEKLSNFLKLIGSFLSPIFVGTIFLRLFSVNCFNYQKTVSMFFENEDKDDDVLLEESSPSILSCSGLQPTLVCKLGTVFVVTQLMIRQFYLFIGNGLITQQEWIKNWLPDNILIGRVTQMFLVNIFFQHSIYRRWSDNS from the exons ATGCAAAAGTTTGCTACAAGTTCTTGGATTTTTCAGATGTGCATCACTCCAAATCTTTCCACTTTCGTTCTA GTTGGATTATTTATTCTGCTGTGGGCTCTCCCTGTGAAACTCGTCCCTTATTCAGTGGTATATGTCTATGGCTTTGTGCTGCAGGTATTTGAACCTATCATGTTATTCCAAGAAGTTCTCTTTGTTCTTCTCCTAGCAACACAACTTTCCAATTACATAAATGATTTGgctgaagaagatgatgatgataacctgtacatatatcaaattatatttgctatattttctaTTCTAAACTATGGTTTATCCTGTTATATTGTGTTAATATCTTTTAACAGCAACACCTGGCTTCTTTATGTGATATTATTTCTAACAGTCTTCAACCATGTTCTCATGTGGTCATTAGGAACTGGACAGATGTGGGAAACTGCTTTTACTTTCATGTTGACCATGTTTATACTTTTACTCATGAACATAGAGAACAACTTAACTGAAAATATAGAATTACCTGTTCTATCCTGTTTTGATTCTAAACACACTTTGATAGAATTTGTGAGCAGTGTTTGGCTACTAAACTCTGAGAAACTATCCAACTTTCTAAAGTTGATTGGTAGTTTTTTAAGTCCTATTTTTGTTGGCACTATTTTCCTCCGGCTCTTTTCTGTCAATTGCTTCAATTATCAGAAAACTGTTTCAATGTTTTTTGAAAACgaagacaaagatgatgatgttttattagaaGAAAGTAGTCCGTCCATTTTAAGTTGCTCAGGTTTACAACCAACTCTTGTTTGTAAATTGGGCACAGTTTTTGTTGTTACACAACTTATGATTAgacaattttatctttttattggaAATGGCTTAATTACTCAGCAAGAATGGATAAAAAATTGGTTGCCTGATAATATATTAATTGGAAGAGTAACTCAGATgtttttggtgaatattttctttcagcaTTCAATTTACAGACGATGGTCAGATAATTcttaa
- the LOC106873208 gene encoding uncharacterized protein LOC106873208 isoform X1 yields the protein MCLKVCLLCSTGWFSLLPLSCLPLLLFYGLACGVDTILRMSLLLSLVCVLGHYISINWIFLQPFGEVGLFILLWALPVKLVPYSVVYVYGFVLQVFEPIMLFQEVLFVLLLATQLSNYINDLAEEDDDDNLYIYQIIFAIFSILNYGLSCYIVLISFNSNTWLLYVILFLTVFNHVLMWSLGTGQMWETAFTFMLTMFILLLMNIENNLTENIELPVLSCFDSKHTLIEFVSSVWLLNSEKLSNFLKLIGSFLSPIFVGTIFLRLFSVNCFNYQKTVSMFFENEDKDDDVLLEESSPSILSCSGLQPTLVCKLGTVFVVTQLMIRQFYLFIGNGLITQQEWIKNWLPDNILIGRVTQMFLVNIFFQHSIYRRWSDNS from the exons ATGTGCCTGAAAGTCTGTCTGTTGTGTTCCACTGGTTGGTTTTCATTGCTTCCACTATCCTGTTTACCACTTTTGCTATTTTATGGTCTCGCATGTGGTGTGGATACCATTCTTCGAATGTCACTCCTTTTGTCATTGGTCTGTGTCCTGGGgcattatatttcaattaattggaTTTTTCTTCAACCATTTGGAGAG GTTGGATTATTTATTCTGCTGTGGGCTCTCCCTGTGAAACTCGTCCCTTATTCAGTGGTATATGTCTATGGCTTTGTGCTGCAGGTATTTGAACCTATCATGTTATTCCAAGAAGTTCTCTTTGTTCTTCTCCTAGCAACACAACTTTCCAATTACATAAATGATTTGgctgaagaagatgatgatgataacctgtacatatatcaaattatatttgctatattttctaTTCTAAACTATGGTTTATCCTGTTATATTGTGTTAATATCTTTTAACAGCAACACCTGGCTTCTTTATGTGATATTATTTCTAACAGTCTTCAACCATGTTCTCATGTGGTCATTAGGAACTGGACAGATGTGGGAAACTGCTTTTACTTTCATGTTGACCATGTTTATACTTTTACTCATGAACATAGAGAACAACTTAACTGAAAATATAGAATTACCTGTTCTATCCTGTTTTGATTCTAAACACACTTTGATAGAATTTGTGAGCAGTGTTTGGCTACTAAACTCTGAGAAACTATCCAACTTTCTAAAGTTGATTGGTAGTTTTTTAAGTCCTATTTTTGTTGGCACTATTTTCCTCCGGCTCTTTTCTGTCAATTGCTTCAATTATCAGAAAACTGTTTCAATGTTTTTTGAAAACgaagacaaagatgatgatgttttattagaaGAAAGTAGTCCGTCCATTTTAAGTTGCTCAGGTTTACAACCAACTCTTGTTTGTAAATTGGGCACAGTTTTTGTTGTTACACAACTTATGATTAgacaattttatctttttattggaAATGGCTTAATTACTCAGCAAGAATGGATAAAAAATTGGTTGCCTGATAATATATTAATTGGAAGAGTAACTCAGATgtttttggtgaatattttctttcagcaTTCAATTTACAGACGATGGTCAGATAATTcttaa